In the genome of Arachis stenosperma cultivar V10309 chromosome 6, arast.V10309.gnm1.PFL2, whole genome shotgun sequence, the window TATATTTTCATGGTTGTTATGGATTGTTACTTGATAATATCTTTCTTGTTACAGTTCCAGTAAGAATTGTAGATCCATCAAAGGACTTAAATTCTTATGGTCTTGGAAATGTTGACTGGAAAGAAAGGGTTGAAAGTTGGAAACTCAAGCAGGAGAAGAATGTGGTGCATGTGAATGGTAGTAGATACAATGAGGGGAAAGGTGATATTGAAGGAACTGGTTCCAATGGAGAAGAACTTCAAATGTAAGCCACTACATATAAAAGTCACTAGTTATTAAAATTGGACATTTAATTCTGTAGAATTGCTTTCAAATTTGTTAGagctcactttttcttttgctcaTATATTCATGGTTATATTGCATTCTTCTGTTTTGCTTATAGAAGGAACATAGAAATTTTCAATACTTAAGCTGTTGCCTGTTTGAATATCAATTTCTTTGAGGCTAATTGTTTTTGTTCATGACAGGATTGATGATGCCAGACAACCTTTGAGTCGTGTGGTGCCTATTCCTTCATCTCAGATAACTCCTTATCGTGTCGTGATCATACTCCGGTTGATTATTCTGGCTTTCTTCTTGCAATATCGTACAACTCATCCTGTGAAGGATGCATACCCTCTATGGTTGACATCAGTTATTTGTGAGATCTGGTTTGCCTTATCCTGGCTCTTGGATCAGTTTCCAAAATGGTCTCCCATCAATCGCGAGACATACCTTGATAGGCTTGCTCTAAGGTCAGGATATCTGACTTTTTAACATATTTGGTTGGAACTTGGAATCTGATTTTTAAGTATGATATTTGTTTTGCTATTTTACTAATCTTGGGTTGACTTGTTTAGGTATGACCGTGATGGAGAACCGTCGCAATTGGCCCCGGtggatgtgtttgttagtacaGTGGATCCTCTCAAAGAGCCTCCTCTCATAACAGCAAACACTGTTCTGTCTATACTCGCTGTCGATTATCCTGTCGACAAGGTTTCTTGCTATGTATCAGATGATGGTTCAGCCATGTTGACCTTTGAAGCCCTTTCAGAAACAGCTGAGTTTGCAAAGAAGTGGGTTCCCTTTTGCAAGAAGCACAATATTGAGCCAAGAGCCCCAGAGTTCTATTTTGCACAGAAGATTGATTACTTGAAGGACAAGGTTCAACCCTCTTTTGTGAAAGAGCGCCGTGCAATGAAGGTTATTCTTGAGAATGCAAATTGTGATCCATTTTCAGCTAAACGCTCCTAATTTGTCCACACACACACAACATACCAACTGAAAACTTTGTTAACTACAAAGCACATTGTCAAAACTTATCTGTTATCTTAtagtaaattaaaaatatttatcattttGCTAAACAGAGAGAATATGAAGAATTTAAAATACGGATCAATGCCCTTGTCGCGAAAGCTCAAAAGACACCAGAAGAAGGATGGACAATGCAGGATGGAACTTCTTGGCCTGGAAATAATCCTAGGGATCATCCTGGAATGATTCAGGTATTGCCATTTTAACCATGCTACTTGTACATAAAAAAATAGCCTTCAAATCAACCACTCTTATAGAATACATattgaaatacaaaatatacattgaaaatgtGTAAAACAACAACACATGTATATATAGACAAATACATAGTAGCTGATTTGATGACTATTTTGTGTGCACatagtattttttgttttctcttatAAGTATTTTGTATGTTGCGCTTTGACACTAATGCTATCTGTTGTTTGTAGGTCTTCTTGGGTCATAGTGGAGGTCTTGATACAGATGGAAATGAGCTACCAAGACTTGTTTATGTTTCTCGTGAAAAGCGACCAGGCTTCCAACATCACAAGAAAGCCGGAGCTATGAATGCTCTGGTTCGTTACCCTGaatcttatttaatttgtttaatgGTTTGTCTGATGTTCACATTAAATTTGATCAATGATTTCACCTGATGCCTACATTTTCTCAGTAAATAATTTGGGTTTATGGACATTTATGTTCGTGAAGTTTTAATCATTAGATAGGTTAGAAGGAAAAAGGTatatgacaaaaataaaaaaagtacaTATTTTCTAAGGCTGCTTTTGGAGATGATATTGTACCATCTGGATGACTGTATTTTATTGTTATCTCTTTCAGCAAATTGCTTTGGTATTTTCTTCATCTTTCATGTTTTGGTATCCTATGAATGCTATGTTCTGAGCAATTGTATATAAGCATATATAACTATGGTTCATCCTGTGTGATTGCAGATTCGAGTTTCTGCTGTCTTGACAAATGGCGCATATCTATTGAACGTCGATTGTGATCATTACTTCAATAACAGCAAAGCTCTAAAAGAAGCCATGTGTTTCATGATGGATCCAGCTCTTGGAAAGAAGACATGTTATGTGCAGTTCCCTCAGCGTTTCGATGGCATTGATTTGCACGATCGATATGCCAACCGCAACATTGTTTTCTTTGATGTAAGTATCATATATTTGTGAAGTTAGAAGATATAAAATTTTCTTTCCTTAGGTTGCTCTatttaaccttttttttttttgttgacaTAACAGATCAACTTGAAGGGTCTGGATGGTATTCAGGGACCAGTGTATGTCGGAACTGGTTGTTGTTTCAATAGGCAGGCTTTGTATGGTTATGATCCTGTTTTGACTGAGGAAGATTTGGAACCTAACATTATTGTGAAGAGTTGCTGTGGTTCAAGAAAGAAGGGAAGGGGTGGGAACAAGAAATACATTGACAAGAAGAGGGCTGCAAAAAGAACTGAATCAACCATTCCTATCTTTAATGTTGAAGACATTGAAGAGGGTGTTGAAGGTCTGCTTTTTCTTGTGGATTTTCTGAGTAGAATATACTTTAATTGCATTCTTCCTCTCATAGAAAATTGATCTTATTTGATATTTTGATGCATGTGTTTTCTTTTGCAGGGTATGATGATGAAAGGTCACTGCTTATGTCTCAAAAGAGGTTAGAGAAGCGTTTTGGTCAGTCTCCGGTTTTCATAGCTGCCACCTTCATGGAGCAGGGTGGCATTCCTCCTTCCACCAATCCCGCGACGCTTCTGAAGGAAGCAATCCATGTTATTAGCTGCGGTTATGAAGACAAGACAGAATGGGGCAAAGAGGTTAGCAAATTAGTAGCTACTTAACATTGTTCTTTAGGAATCACAaaaaagaaatctgaaaatGAGACTAATGAAACAGTTCTATTCAGCTTATTTATAAAATCTTTTGTGATTCTACCAGATTGGATGGATATATGGCTCTGTGACTGAAGATATCTTGACTGGATTCAAGATGCATGCTCGCGGTTGGATTTCCATCTATTGCATGCCACCTCGCCCGGCGTTTAAGGGTTCTGCTCCCATCAATCTTTCCGACCGTCTCAACCAGGTGCTCCGGTGGGCCTTGGGATCCATTGAGATCTTCCTAAGCAGACATTGTCCCTTGTGGTATGGCTACAATGGTAGATTGAAGCTTCTTCAAAGGCTGGCTTACATCAACACCATTGTCTATCCCCTTACTTCAATCCCACTTCTGGCTTACTGCATACTTCCTGCATTTTGTCTTCtcacaaataaatttattattccTGAGGTAAGTAATTGCTTCTTCTCAAAGCTTCAATTTTCATccatatatttataataatctTCAGTGCAGTGTTATCATTAGAGTAAACTAAAATACCAAAGGTAACTCTTAAAAGACTTTGCTGAGAAAATAATCTCTCAAAGATTGATTCATTTTAGTCTTAACCAAATCACTATTTTGGCCCTCGAAATATTAGTTTGTTGACAAATTAGTCTTCACTATGGATGGATTTGCCAAGCAGAACTAATCTTTCAGATGCCATACAATAATTATCAATCTTTGAAGGACCATTTTACCAGTGAACTAATCTTTTCAGGATTAAAACAATTCTTTTCTGTACAATAGAAATCAAGTAAGTGAGTGAAATGTGGTTAACTTTGCGCAGATAAGCAACTTTGCTAGCATGTGGTTCATTCTCCTCTTCGTCTCGATTTTCGTGACTTCAATTCTTGAGCTTAGATGGAGTGGTGTGAGCATAGAAGACTGGTGGAGGAATGAACAGTTTTGGGTTATTGGTGGTACATCAGCACATCTTTTTGCTGTGTTCCAAGGTCTTCTCAAAGTCCTTGCAGGCATTGATACAAACTTCACCGTCACGTCAAAGGCGTCGGACGAGGACGGAGAATTTGCTGAGCTCTACGTGTTCAAATGGACATCACTTCTCATCCCTCCAACAACAGTGCTCATAGTGAACCTTGTAGGCATTGTAGCTGGTGTGTCATATGCTATAAACAGTGGATACCAATCTTGGGGACCATTGTTTGGGAAGCTTTTCTTTGCTATATGGGTCATTGCTCATTTGTATCCATTCCTGAAGGGTCTTTTGGGAAGGCAAAACCGCACACCAACCATTGTCATTGTTTGGTCAGTTCTCCTTGCTTCCATATTCTCCTTGTTGTGGGTTAGGATTGATCCTTTCACCACTGAAACCTCAAAAAATGCTAATGGTCAATGTGGTATCAACTGCTAGAGATACTCTGGTTAAACTCACCATCCTCTATTGTTTCATTATTCGGAGACACACAAGGTTGCCATAGTGTATATACCGAATTCATTGAGAAATGTTATGTACTTATTCTACTTGACAAGACGAGATGAGTACAGATAACATACACCTAATTCATTCTCTCAAGGTTCTTATGGAGGAAACAAGTGAAGAAGGGTTCTTGATAAAGATTGAAACATAGAAGACTTAACCCTTTGTGTTGTGTTgtattatttgtttattttatttattgatacGTATTCCTTTTTCTGGTATATACCAAGATAGTTGAGCAAAATATCTGTGTGAtagttttgaacttttgattTGTATtggattaataattaataatttaatgaaAGAAAACAAGCTGCTATTTGTTGCTCAAATAGTCAAATTTATGAATTTATCATTTAGCTTAGCTTTGTTGTCATATTATGATTCAGAACCCTTAAAATGAGTACTGAAATACTTCAAATAGATTAAATAGTATTTTCACATTATTAGCAATGTCCATAGATACATCACAATTTTCATTTTGACCTTACTATGCATATTCCTTGATTGTTTTGACCATAACATTCAAAGACAACAAGCAAATTATATTGCAAAAAGTTTCATCAATTAAATTTACAATTTATCTACTTCATCACAAGATCcaagatataaaataaattactaTTATATTGTTTGCCCAAAcaatagaatataaaa includes:
- the LOC130935205 gene encoding cellulose synthase A catalytic subunit 1 [UDP-forming] is translated as MEATAGMVAGSHKRNELVRIRHDSETAPKPLKNLNGQICQICGETVGLTDSGDVFVACNECAFPVCRPCYEYERKDGNQCCPQCKTRYKRHKGSPRVDGDEDEDDVDDLENEFSYGQGKAKARPQWDEDADMSSSSRHEQPIPLLTHRHQISSEIATPDTQSVRTTSGPLGPSDKVHSLPYVDPRQPVPVRIVDPSKDLNSYGLGNVDWKERVESWKLKQEKNVVHVNGSRYNEGKGDIEGTGSNGEELQMIDDARQPLSRVVPIPSSQITPYRVVIILRLIILAFFLQYRTTHPVKDAYPLWLTSVICEIWFALSWLLDQFPKWSPINRETYLDRLALRYDRDGEPSQLAPVDVFVSTVDPLKEPPLITANTVLSILAVDYPVDKVSCYVSDDGSAMLTFEALSETAEFAKKWVPFCKKHNIEPRAPEFYFAQKIDYLKDKVQPSFVKERRAMKREYEEFKIRINALVAKAQKTPEEGWTMQDGTSWPGNNPRDHPGMIQVFLGHSGGLDTDGNELPRLVYVSREKRPGFQHHKKAGAMNALIRVSAVLTNGAYLLNVDCDHYFNNSKALKEAMCFMMDPALGKKTCYVQFPQRFDGIDLHDRYANRNIVFFDINLKGLDGIQGPVYVGTGCCFNRQALYGYDPVLTEEDLEPNIIVKSCCGSRKKGRGGNKKYIDKKRAAKRTESTIPIFNVEDIEEGVEGYDDERSLLMSQKRLEKRFGQSPVFIAATFMEQGGIPPSTNPATLLKEAIHVISCGYEDKTEWGKEIGWIYGSVTEDILTGFKMHARGWISIYCMPPRPAFKGSAPINLSDRLNQVLRWALGSIEIFLSRHCPLWYGYNGRLKLLQRLAYINTIVYPLTSIPLLAYCILPAFCLLTNKFIIPEISNFASMWFILLFVSIFVTSILELRWSGVSIEDWWRNEQFWVIGGTSAHLFAVFQGLLKVLAGIDTNFTVTSKASDEDGEFAELYVFKWTSLLIPPTTVLIVNLVGIVAGVSYAINSGYQSWGPLFGKLFFAIWVIAHLYPFLKGLLGRQNRTPTIVIVWSVLLASIFSLLWVRIDPFTTETSKNANGQCGINC